AACCAGAAATACTTCTGAAAGATCAATATGaccataataataataagaataatatgAACTGTGCTGTTTCTAAAGCTATTTCAACGCCGACTATAAATTCTAACCCAAAAGTTactaaaaagaaattgaaaaaccATACATCCTATATGACAAAATTTCCTATAATAAATCACATGACtcataacaataatatcaataacgATACTTCAActataacaataaataatgagaaaaattatgaaaCATCAACAACTCCAAGTCCGAAGCAGCCATCACCGGAGAACAAACCAGTAAATGTGTCCAGCGATGTGGTGGAAGAATTGACCTCATTACAACATGGTAGAAGATCAAATTTACCCAAAGAAACCATAAGGATATTGAATTCATGgttattaaatcatttacAAAACCCATATCCGACGTCACAAGAAAAAAgagatttattaattaagaCTGGGCTAACAAAAGTTCAACTGTCAAATTGGTTTATTAATGttagaagaaggaaaatcTTTCACGATTATTATGAAATGGCTCAGAATATGAAAAGCTCGCAAGATGACTCCGAGACAGAGACAAACAACACAAATAACTTTATTAATCAAATGAGACCTGCAACATCGAATGACGAAACTGCAGAATATGATGATCTAGATAGAAGATTTGCACATACACCAGTGAcaagaaggaaaaattgaTCGATCGTTTAGAGGAGTTAAAGAAGTTATCTAAATGAGTTTAGTTGAGGCCGGTCTGCATTCCTATTTTACACGTTCTACTAAAAAAGAATCGTCAAAATAGCTTTTAACGAGATTTTTATTGGACTACAACAATATTGATCTTCAATTTagttttatattattttagCTTCTCCATAAATATACCCCAATGTAACTCAGTCTCTGTATTAACCAATATTGAACACTTATTGTTTTCTCTTTATTGCGTTCTACGTTTGTTATTTTCTACTATGTCACATTAATGATTTTCACCcttttaattattttgaaaccTATACcattatataaaatcaTGATATTAAAGCCTGGATTAACATaacttgaaaaatattaaattatagAAGGAGACACTACTTTTAATTCTTAAGTTGTCATTGTTCTTCGGTTTCCCTTTCCATATAATGTCCTTcctttcaaataatgatctGAGAACTTTTAAAAGAAACCAGCAATGATTAAACTCAAGAGGATATGTATGATACCCAATTCAATGTTGAAGACAGTGGTGGTACAAATGGGTTATAATCTgaatatgaagaagatgaggGTTGGCTGCTACAGAGTACCCTAgatcatttcttcttttgtaaGGAACTTTACAATATCTTATTTTTTAGCATTAGTTTCTAATTCTGCCTGCAAAATCCaacaaattaataaaaaacatTGTATTTAGAGGcttaataaaattaaaggaatAGAGGTAGGGGTTACTATTCTGCATTACAATGATTAATTTATAATGTGtcattatatataagtaTATACATCCTTCTGTGAAcctatcattattttcccGGAAAAATTGACGCGTCTTCTTgaatatcaaaataaagGACGAAAAAAAACGAAATCAATGGATGATGTGAATTCAAAGCTATACGCAGATGCTTTATGATTCGTTAGGATGGAGAAAAAATCTTGTAGCGTTATAGTGAGAACTAGAAAATCATACGAAGTAGATACTTGATAATTGCCTGctttagaaaaaaaaaaaaaaacttacTTTTACACAACAAAGGCACAAATGAGTACTGGGAAGAGGAAATTAAGTAATAAATCTTTGAGATTGTTACCACCTTTAGAGAAATCTGTCATACCTGGATTCTTTCAAGATCAAGAGgtattaattaatgatttatcgTTACTTAATGAACTTGATAGAAAACTTGATTTAAgttatgaatatattaatcGTACTAATGCGGAAggtaatgatgaagatgaaagtGAGAATGTGAATCGGTTAGATTTGACTCCATTGGAAAGGTTAATTGAAACAAGACATCTTTTTTTCATTGCTTtacaattttattatattaatatgGAGAGTGAGAATgggaataaaaaaattggtattaatgaaatttctaAATTGTTTGGTGGATTACCATTAGATagattaaataaatttattaataacaaaGGTGAAACATGGGAATttactgatgatgaaattgaatttctACAAATGATCTATGAAGAAGATGCTGAATATGAATACggtgatgatgatccaAACGGTAGTGGTGTAGTGATGAAAGATTTTATTGAGTTGTGTTTAGAAAGATTTAGAATGCCGGATTATATAACAACGatttttaaaagaagaataagGATTGCtgaaagaaagaatgaagatttgaaaagcTCACTATTGAATGCAGCATTACAATATGGAATTGAAAAGGAGAAATTAAAAGGTAAAGAAAGTTACGAAGAATATCTTAACggtggtgatgatgatgacaatGAAAACATTCTTATTGGTTTAGGTATTGGTCTTGAAAACGTTCCATCTaaaatcataataaaattatcgAATGATTTCCGGAATCAAATTATACatgaattaaaaataaCTAAAGCATTCAGAATAACTAAAGTGGAAGCGAAGAAGATTGGTAGAAGAATGGGTTTAAGAGTAGCTGCAAATGGTAGAGTCATAAATATGATATGGGGTGATTCACCATTTTTTGGAGGTGATACCAATGGAGGGTTTAAGAAGTATTTCTTCGCAAGATAGTTATATCATCAAAACTTTACGAAACTAACATTCCTACATACAGTACTCTGAACTGAGAACGTACAtctaaagaaaaaaaaatgccCAGTACATTTTTGGGCGAACTATTCGCTAGAGAGCATGACAGAGCTCTTTGAGAATACTCTATTTTCTACGGCATTTCCGTGCATATAAATTGATGTATATCAGACCAATAGTTGTATACATGCATTAAAAAAGTGATTTTTTGGCTTGTACTCTAGGAATACTTATTCAAATACTAATGAAATATACATTTagtataaatatattctctataaaatgaataattggTCGAAAGTGAACCCTATCAATAACAAGAAGTACATAACTGTATCTCGCTAATATTACACCATGTAGCCCGCAATTAAGTGGTGAATTACAGGTGCATTTATCCTTCCCAGAGTCTATTCAGAACTCTGTTGGTTCAAGAAGAGATAGTTCCATTTTGTTTCTAATATGTTCCTAATTCCAGTTTAGTGACTAGTGGATGCGAATGCAAAAGGAATTGGGTAGATAGAGAACGACTTCATTTCCCGTCTGTTTCTGATCTGTTTCTGCCCGCAGAGGTTTCCAATGAACAACAAATTTAACACCAATAGGGGCGGAAAAGGAGTGTGAACCACTGAACatctttaaagaaaaaggagGGGTAACCCGGAGAGCATATTTTTTGGTCATATTTCGTTCGACCAAGCTCAATACAAAGTGACCGCATTTGTGTCCCGGATTGATGGGCAAGCTCGCTCGCTGACTGGCAATAAGATCGTTCGTTCGATTAATgagaaattgaatgaatattaagtaagaaaaagaagtaGAAAAGGAAAGCAAAGTaattatgattatttttaatttaacgttatatatatatgtgtgcGTACGTATAGAGATATGtagataaaaaaataaagaaaacatgggaagataaatatatgagctagaatgaaaaaattaggtAAAAGACGGAACACGTTAATAATCGATAGCTTATTTTCTCCttcttgaagaagaagaagatgtcTTCGGAGGATATGATTGTGgttttaataattcaaaactACACATTAATCCCGTAGTGACGCTCATTACAGCCCcccaattttgaaattctcCACAATAATTTGGAGCTGAAAATATAGTGactaattttttcttggcAAAGAATTCATAACCATCTTCTACGACCATATGACCTCTAATTATTAAATcgaaattgaaattcttaATAAATTCCAAGACATTTTTCTTGGAGAAAGTGAATGAAACACCACGATCATTCTTAGACCATGAATTAATCGTTGGATTTGGATCACTCCAAAGTAAATCAGTAATTAACCCTTTATCAGGGATATCAGTAGGTCTTTGAATGGATTCTATTTGTTTTAATTGAAATAAATCAGGTGATATACCACCATGAacacaaaatattttatcattaattattgCAGCTAATGgtaatgaattaaatgtATCCATGAatgatttccaaattttagagtttttccttcttttaCATTCATCATAAAATCCATAAATCTTAGTAATATTTGGTGATTCATGATTACCTCTTAacatgaaaaaattatttggatATTTAATCttgaatgataataataataagattgTTTCTAATGATTGTTTACCACGATCCACATAATCACCTAAGAAAAGATAATTCGTTTGTGATGGTAATCCagataattttaaaattcttaacaaatcattaaattgaCCATGAATATCTCCGACAATTTTAATTGGAGCTTGTAATTTTAAAAGAGTTGGTTGATTCATAAAGATTTCTCTTGCATGATTacaaatcaattgaatttcCCATGTATGGAATGGGAAATTCTGATAATCAATCTTCTTTTtgctactactactactaataGTGCTACTTTTCTTCTTACTGGTACTTGTAGTTGTAGTATTATTGATAcctaatttcaataatttttcaatgacaTGATCtatatttaaagattctGTTGAAGAAGGGTCATGAGGatatcttttcaaaatgattgacttatcttgtttcttatttgaagaagaaatagaagaaatattattcttggTGGTGATGGCAGTCGGAGCAGATGTAGAATGATGATTATTACtgttatatttattagtaCTGAGACGAACTAATGGATTTCTCTTGTTTGAAAGTAatggtgaagaagaagataaatgggaagaatttaataataatgaagtcGAAAAAGAGGAGGCAGAAGATAAAGCTAAATCCATATCATTATAtgaggaagatgaagatgaataataattatcatAAGATGAGAAGGAatctgaagatgaagatgaagtgGATGAAGAAGTTGGGATTCCTTGTGGAGTGGAAATGATATGATCATTTGATATAGCAGTAGTtgatcttttctttaagtTTTGGATTGGCTTTGGAGCAAGAATTAGTTTCTGttgtaatttatcattctcattatcattattagtatCTTCATTTCTATGTCTATGTTTACTGTTATTcttatcatcattgttTATCTTATTAGAATGAATATTGTTAAtaatgtttttatttattattgattttgtCGTATCGTCATGATGCgtattattttgtatttGATAGTAGGAGTAAAGCCTACTATCATCTGGTTCATTAGGTTCATTAGAGTTAAGGTCATCTGAAAGTTGTTGAGGTGAAGATTGGTTTGTATTTGAATCAGTTGAGcttgaattattaagatttGAAATCTGAAAATTATGATTTGAATGTGACGggcttcttcttcttcgcATAAGAGTATATTATGTGTGTATCGTCAATGAATTTGTAAGGGCGGTTgtgtatttatttataagATTAATGTTCGGGtatattgttttgtttttcttaATAGAATTCGTTATAGTTTGGGACTGTTTCAATTCCTGAATTTTGCCTATATGtaatcaatgaaaaaagaagatagAGAAAGAGTAACTTATACTAGAGTATGCTAATTGACTGATTGAAAGTAGAATAGAGAGTCTAATGTAATAATGCACCCTTGCTTACAAAGTAACAGACCGTCGAAGAAAGGGTGTATTTCAGATATAATAACTTCCACGTAATCCCACTTTTTCgtctctttctttcttccttCGCAACTTCTTTTctgtttttttctttgccTCTTTTTCCGAATGTTCGGAATTTTTGGGTTTTCGCTTTTCGGCTTgttgaattagaagaatcGGTCGTTACCCGCAGGCGGGAAACCTTTTTCATATCACGTGACTCAAAGCTATCTGTCTCTCCAAAATGTGTTTCCAGCACCTGCCtggattatatttatctCCGTCATGTGGCGGTCACGTGGTGGATACTTTACATTTTTGTGTCGTCTTGCATGTCAGCAAGTGTCTCTCACCATCTAGAATACAACTGCCAGTGATGAGACATTTATCTGTCTGGATTAGCAGGCCTCTGTTAActtcattttttatttcttggGTTCCAGCTGGTCTTTATCATCACAAACTTACATATTTCATGAGTGTAACACAACACAATTCATATAAAAAGAtatcattcattaaaaaatagTTATATAATACATTGGTCTGTCtaaattttattgaaatttccCTCTTTTCGTCACCTATATCACATCATATGCAGGTACACCCTGGAAGTACccaattaatattattttgaattcattcaattcattattattagatgcCTGAGAAGAAGTGTAACCACGTATATCGTTTTGTATTGTACATATAATTGACTGCTGATGGGAAATAAAACTGTTATGAGGAACAGAAATTGCATTTCTCCTTCCCCTCCCACTATTTCTACTAAAAGCAGGGTATATGTGAGAGGGGATAGGAGAAAAcgaaataaaattaatagaACTGTTAGTATCGAGTGAACTAACTGTAATTTCAGATTCAACTAGTGTTGAGGTTGCGGAAACACAAGTGGTGGTACTTGCAGGAGTTGATTCGATGAAATCTTCTCCAATATTTGGTAGTTCCCATGTAATGGGAACGCTAGAATAATCCGTTGTGTTATTCATCATAGAACGTgggaaaatattatcattggTACCATTGGTATAATTCACATCGAGAGtcattttttggaaaaatagCAAAGAATATTAGttttattatctaaatatggtttcttcttttttatttgttattGTACCAAACAatacaagaaaaatgaagaaggcagaaaaagagaagagaaaaatataaaaatgtCTAAGAATGAAATACTCCCTGCCCTTATGTATCTCGTTTTCTCCCggaattataattatcTACTTAATGGATTTCAAGAAACATTTCATATTTGAGAATTTTTacaaaagagaaaaagcGAAATGTAAGGATTAATCGTTGATGTTGAGGTTTTTGGTACCGTTCCAAAGTTGTTGTCTATTTAAAGAATGCATTGTCTCTTGGAAGAAAACGGTATCGCAACCCATTAAAAGACTTTTCCAGAAACCGCCACAAGGAAAATTAGATTCTAGACTCTGGTTACTTGATTAAGGAAAAGATGCCCTAGATTACAGCAGGACCATCAATTACGTAAAAACTGGTCTTTATGTCTTCTCTAACCCTATCCTAGCTATTCATGAAAGATACATGTAGCCCAAAGATTCTGGTGAAACCTTCTTTTTGTGGCAGGTTTTAGACAATACTTCCACAATGGTGGTATTTTGAGATTTTGAGAAAGTTTTACGTGCTTTGCACTGAgtattaaagaaagaaatttgaGGTTTCCGCCCAACCGGAGCGGCGCTTCATGCCTGGCCGGAGTTTTGGGGCGGTGGTGGCGTTTTAAACTATGGAGTCCCTTCCCCGCCCCACGAAAAGTGACACGAATTCTTTACATTAGGCGtatgtttcttttcttcacaTATACAGTAGTCTTCCCTGTAAAACCCAACAAATAGTTTCCCTTGGTTTCAAAGAAACTGGGTCAATCCTTACATTTTGTTTTTACGATTGTACAATACTAAGttaaatgaagaaaaatatcaatgaaataaataGGGTAACAAAATTTAGAAAACGGTACAAACGGGTTAAAATTTTTT
Above is a genomic segment from Naumovozyma dairenensis CBS 421 chromosome 6, complete genome containing:
- the CUP9 gene encoding Cup9p (similar to Saccharomyces cerevisiae TOS8 (YGL096W) and CUP9 (YPL177C); ancestral locus Anc_6.170), encoding MHSNLYDKEKGQDCKPVGLPPLRSLLTTLDSRNPGVTPVTTLNFNNRKSFTNSTILPIPQASTLSNPINITGNQNNNGIIINNNNLLTFNHPTTTDSVPVAPLTTSMTSVGNSQQQLPFNMSSRTHEFELYRSTAGASSPNNMYDPFPKYHKPEILLKDQYDHNNNKNNMNCAVSKAISTPTINSNPKVTKKKLKNHTSYMTKFPIINHMTHNNNINNDTSTITINNEKNYETSTTPSPKQPSPENKPVNVSSDVVEELTSLQHGRRSNLPKETIRILNSWLLNHLQNPYPTSQEKRDLLIKTGLTKVQLSNWFINVRRRKIFHDYYEMAQNMKSSQDDSETETNNTNNFINQMRPATSNDETAEYDDLDRRFAHTPVTRRKN
- the NDAI0F02180 gene encoding uncharacterized protein is translated as MSTGKRKLSNKSLRLLPPLEKSVIPGFFQDQEVLINDLSLLNELDRKLDLSYEYINRTNAEGNDEDESENVNRLDLTPLERLIETRHLFFIALQFYYINMESENGNKKIGINEISKLFGGLPLDRLNKFINNKGETWEFTDDEIEFLQMIYEEDAEYEYGDDDPNGSGVVMKDFIELCLERFRMPDYITTIFKRRIRIAERKNEDLKSSLLNAALQYGIEKEKLKGKESYEEYLNGGDDDDNENILIGLGIGLENVPSKIIIKLSNDFRNQIIHELKITKAFRITKVEAKKIGRRMGLRVAANGRVINMIWGDSPFFGGDTNGGFKKYFFAR
- the PPQ1 gene encoding protein-serine/threonine phosphatase (similar to Saccharomyces cerevisiae PPQ1 (YPL179W); ancestral locus Anc_6.172); amino-acid sequence: MRRRRSPSHSNHNFQISNLNNSSSTDSNTNQSSPQQLSDDLNSNEPNEPDDSRLYSYYQIQNNTHHDDTTKSIINKNIINNIHSNKINNDDKNNSKHRHRNEDTNNDNENDKLQQKLILAPKPIQNLKKRSTTAISNDHIISTPQGIPTSSSTSSSSSDSFSSYDNYYSSSSSSYNDMDLALSSASSFSTSLLLNSSHLSSSSPLLSNKRNPLVRLSTNKYNSNNHHSTSAPTAITTKNNISSISSSNKKQDKSIILKRYPHDPSSTESLNIDHVIEKLLKLGINNTTTTSTSKKKSSTISSSSSKKKIDYQNFPFHTWEIQLICNHAREIFMNQPTLLKLQAPIKIVGDIHGQFNDLLRILKLSGLPSQTNYLFLGDYVDRGKQSLETILLLLSFKIKYPNNFFMLRGNHESPNITKIYGFYDECKRRKNSKIWKSFMDTFNSLPLAAIINDKIFCVHGGISPDLFQLKQIESIQRPTDIPDKGLITDLLWSDPNPTINSWSKNDRGVSFTFSKKNVLEFIKNFNFDLIIRGHMVVEDGYEFFAKKKLVTIFSAPNYCGEFQNWGAVMSVTTGLMCSFELLKPQSYPPKTSSSSSRRRK
- the NDAI0F02200 gene encoding uncharacterized protein; the protein is MTLDVNYTNGTNDNIFPRSMMNNTTDYSSVPITWELPNIGEDFIESTPASTTTCVSATSTLVESEITVSSLDTNSSINFISFSPIPSHIYPAFSRNSGRGRRNAISVPHNSFISHQQSIICTIQNDIRGYTSSQASNNNELNEFKIILIGYFQGVPAYDVI